The DNA segment AACCCTTGCCCGAGTTTACCCCCGACTGCCGGGAAACCCTCTCGGTTAAGGTACACTCCGACTTCGCCATCCGTTTCGACAGCAACTTTTACTCCGTCCCTCCCTGGGCCATCGGTAAAACCGTCATCCTCAAGGCCGATTACCAAACCATCACTATCTATCTTCACGAAAAAACTCTGGCTATCCATACCCGTTGTTGGGAGAAAAAACAACGCCTGGAACTTCCGGCCCATCGCGAAGCCGCTTTTAAGCGTCGGCCTCAGGAATGGCTGGCTACTGAGGTCTCCGCCTTTATCTCCTTAGGCGAAGAGGCCAAGGCCTTTCTGGAGGGTCTGGCCCACAGCGGTCAGCCCATTAAAAAAAACCTGGCCAAACTCCTGGCTTTAAAAGACCGCTATGGAACCCCTTTATTGATCCAGGCCCTTAAACGGGCCATGATCCACAAGGCCTATGGCGCCCACTATGTGGAAAACATCCTCCATCAGGAAACGTCTCCTAAACAGGATCACCCCCCGGTCCAACTCAAACGCCAGGATTTAAACCGTATCCGCCTGGAGGAGCCCCTCCTGGCCGAGTATGATGCTTATATCCTCAAACGGAAGGACTAATCATGTCTGACTTGGAAACGCTTAAAGATAAACTGATCCAACTCCGTCTAAAAACCATGGCCCAACAACTGGACTCCGTCCTGGATCAGGCCGCTCAAAAAAATCTCAACCTGCCGGCAGTCTTGAACCGTCTGGCCGATTACGAACTGGAGGCCCGTCGCCAGACGGCCATTGCCCTTAAGTTCCGTCAATCCCAATTAAGTGATAAACCTACGATTGACCAGTTTGACTTCCACCACCATAAGTCCCGGCTTGATCAGAAAACCCTCATCCTGAACTTATTCTCCCTCGATTTTATCTCCAAGCATCAGGATATCATCCTCATCGGCAATCCCGGTACCGGTAAAACCTTCCTGGCCAAAGCCTTAGTCTTTGCCGCCTGTAATGCCAATATCAAGTGTCTCTTTACCAATACCATGGATATGATCAATCACCTCATTGCCGCTGAAGCCGATCACTCTTTACTTAAAATGCTTCACTTTTATCAATCTCCGGACCTCTTAGTCTGTGACGAACTCGGTTATCTGTCTCTCGGCCCCCAGGGCTCGCACCTTTTCTTCCAGGTCATCAGTCAAAGGCATGCGGTTAAATCAACTCTGTTGACAACCAATTTGCCCTTTACTGACTGGGGAAAGGTCTTCGATTCCACCCCGGTGGCCACGGCTATCGCTGACCGTCTCGTTCATAACTCCGAGGTCCTTATCCTGGAAGGACCAAGCTATCGAAGAAAAAATAAATCCTAATCTGTAAAATAAATTATGGCGGAAAACCTTCGGGGTGCACCCTATTCCCGGTGATCCCCCCAGCGTCGTGGCTTGCTCTTAGGCCTGTCCCGTGTCGCTGAATACCGCCCATTCTACCCCTTGGCCGGTTTCTTAACCGGTCACTTTGGTTGGTTTCCTGACCGGCGATAATAGGACGATCAGGATTCCAAGATTCGAGGATTCCAGAGCTTAGTTTTTAAAGGTTGTCGCACTTTAAGCATCTTTTTATACTATCCTGAATATTCCTGAAGTTTAAATGATAAACCATCTCACATAGTTTTCCGAAGATCCCAAACTATTGTTTTGCTCCC comes from the Deltaproteobacteria bacterium genome and includes:
- a CDS encoding ATP-binding protein; its protein translation is MSDLETLKDKLIQLRLKTMAQQLDSVLDQAAQKNLNLPAVLNRLADYELEARRQTAIALKFRQSQLSDKPTIDQFDFHHHKSRLDQKTLILNLFSLDFISKHQDIILIGNPGTGKTFLAKALVFAACNANIKCLFTNTMDMINHLIAAEADHSLLKMLHFYQSPDLLVCDELGYLSLGPQGSHLFFQVISQRHAVKSTLLTTNLPFTDWGKVFDSTPVATAIADRLVHNSEVLILEGPSYRRKNKS